One window of the Pyxicephalus adspersus chromosome 5, UCB_Pads_2.0, whole genome shotgun sequence genome contains the following:
- the LOC140332111 gene encoding phthioceranic/hydroxyphthioceranic acid synthase-like has product MKDLEDAIAIVGIGCNFPGGEGIDNFWKVIVEGKSCTVEIPEERFSTKHWNDSDYTKICRAGIVQGIHMFDNKLFGIHKSESDHMDPQHKLLLQCTYRALEDAGYAMESISGSNTGVFIGDCEMAICGGVSCIIDPHIYIALSKAKMISPEGTSKPFSKNADGYGRGEGCGIVVLKPLKQQNQTYLFLQAKKDYSKIWGIICACSVNQDGRSVTPITKPSQEQQEKLLRRIYTDIDPCSLQYVEAHGTGTPVGDPIEATSIGNIIGKKRPNGMKLLKIGSVKGNIGHTESAAGMAALIKVLLMMQHEMIPPSLHYSKENGIKEIEDSKLVVPTVSENWHEDAKFGRMAGVNCFGFGGTNSHVVVKQYKENNSKHHSKRPAEIFILSAASSKSLQLSIEDTVQELSKMQSSLSLENLVYTAACRRTHINFRYRAAFLASSLPSLQKGLQSVNTETHPIPKSPQIVFVFCGNGVLSKGMCKVLLENEEIFKAKCLEVDKMIRIYTSLSVVQLLENEYDDFSSPDVAQLLLFTIQVSLVHLLRHWGVNPDCVVGHSVGEVAAGYCSGLLSLEDAVKIIYHRSKLQCTVTGGKMLVVGNVPVTEISNTLLSYNGKVCMAAYNSTSSCTLSGDEEAIQRLSDHLSQHYKKKNIFLHVLDVPAAYHSHLMDPILDDTKNILQNLHTNNLECELISTVTGKPAIKGDFTTGEYWARNIREPVVFEQAIKASANNKEHVVFIEIGPRRALQKNIVDILGPNTTVMPAVHPRNEYETIFSLLIALFKKGYNPSWNNLFAEYKTSPSHIPRYQFEHNNQDIRFDQISQGNQSAASVIHPLLHSVNADFTEFKCTLSKSLTSYVYEHKNLGAALVPGSFFVELGLAAAVTSLKPRVPLHCLKMSAKFLNPCVLQKESQELNVKMHQKDQVIHFEILTSHVYATGHVQRISSWPDSDKRIYIEHIVKRCQTIFKKEEVYKLLSTFGFEYGKVYRQLCDVHYGEKLMEGIAKIKIEEVKETMYEYHIHPVILDCFLQMVVCVVGSRINEAEAIFPSSIGSIMIFQPLQEEMVIYIKTIRITSSYAEVCGCFADNNGTVLAEIKNARIALMKRTARTQANDFFQIQWTKAPSLENVSQVMPNMLIYADNSGVSQQISTYIREGVSYIHFNSWDSDIQLQKLQSSRCKDIVFMWGIHSLSDAIPINPTQYLAKCCEVYRQLILAVRQMDPGTCIKTVTFRTTESTVDHINPGFVFVGMSRTCITEVQNITFQLIDIGSSNPQDIAALAQVLLHYNPNEYPEIKIIEGCIYTGEITYTDIENSRQLSAPLEKSDNFTLCTSNIHKMDELSAEPNNSRITENSSKDVEIKIDKIGVHTEDYFPVSLSSWQYGDTLYWNEDASDKHKLILLDLAGTVTAVGRDVRKIHVGDKVASCYPTVANSKVRLPESVCCLTKKLALLRDSPFVSLFVLAWEILHKQLPSPKNKPKLAIVTTEEKSVLNTILLKAAKQRGWETVITSGSTANAKQCSAMIILPTSEVISGEDLAQLSLLKDVVIIRDHKNSTHFQNLAINVGQNIHLHILDLGSVFQTAYLQRFSKDVYKWLRSLSSNIPIILPKSIIQLSNSKSNLNTVSSYFKAQSLPLIELDNNTIAKIPMSVSDEVLFRHNAVYIVTGGLTGLGFETVKFILHNGGGHVVIFSRRTPNAEMKQQIAKAQSEKENAKIITLPCDIGHYCEVKKAIDSLQKNFPNIPIKGVFHSAVVLHDGILEMLNLSLFEKVLSPKIDGVVNLHHATINHKLDFFVCYSSVASLVGSSGQANYAAANSFLDIFCQYRRNLGLPAHSINWGALNIGLLLNKQQVHDILKNKGLLLLNVPEIHANLKKSLLINNTQQGIVRFDFKLMYDNLISRIPVMKKRFYNLVMEYLNNFDDKVQVKQSKINKQKAEDYVLSLVSELTNVTLTDITMSSLLNTLGIDSMLAITLQHRIFEEKEVNVPVVRLLDPNTTILDVASWIKENSTHEENLVENIILETWL; this is encoded by the exons ATGAAAGACTTAGAAGATGCTATAGCGATAGTTGGAATAGGGTGCAATTTCCCTGGAG GAGAGGGAATTGATAATTTTTGGAAAGTTATTGTTGAAGGAAAGAGCTGCACAGTTGAGATACCCGAAGAAAGATTTAGTACTAAACACTGGAATGATTCAGATTATACCAAAATATGCCGAGCAGGTATTGTTCAGGG AATTCATATGTTTGACAACAAACTGTTTGGAATTCATAAATCAGAGTCTGATCACATGGATCCCCAGCACAAACTACTGCTGCAGTGTACATACAGGGCTCTGGAAGATGCTGGTTATGCCATGGAAAGTATAAGTGGAAGCAATACTGGTGTCTTCATag GCGACTGTGAGATGGCAATATGTGGAGGTGTCAGCTGTATTATAGATCCCCACATCTATATTGCTCTCAGTAAAGCAAAAATGATCTCTCCTGAGGGAACAAGTAAACCATTTTCCAAAAATGCAGATGGCTATGGAAGAGGAGAAGGATGCGGCATTGTGGTTCTTAAACCTTTAAaacag CAAAAcca aacatatttatttttacaggctAAAAAAGATTACAGCAAAATATGGGGAATCATATGTGCATGTTCAGTTAACCAAGATGGACGGTCAGTAACACCAATTACCAAACCATCTCAAGAGCAGCAGGAGAAACTATTAAGGCGTATCTACACAGATATAGATCCATGTTCTTTACAGTATGTTGAAGCTCATGGTACAGGAACACCTGTTGGGGATCCAATAGAAGCCACCAGTATAGGCAACATCATTGGAAAAAAACGCCCAAATGGAATGAAACTTTTGAAAATTGGATCAGTTAAAGGAAATATTGGACACACAGAATCAGCAGCCGGGATGGCTGCATTGATAAAAGTTCTGCTCATGATGCAACATGAAATGATTCCTCCATCCTTACATTATTCAAAAGAAAATGGTATTAAAGAAATTGAAGATTCTAAACTAGTTGTTCCAACAGTTTCGGAAAATTGGCATGAAGATGCAAAATTTGGAAGAATGGCTGGCGTTAATTGCTTTGGCTTTGGAGGAACTAATTCTCATGTTGttgtaaaacaatataaagaGAATAACTCTAAACATCATTCCAAGAGACCTGCTGAAATATTTATTCTCTCAGCAGCCTCCAGTAAATCACTTCAATTAAGCATTGAGGACACAGTACAAGAGCTGAGCAAAATGCAATCATCATTATCCTTGGAGAACCTGGTCTATACCGCAGCCTGCAGAAGGACTCATATTAATTTCAGATATAGAGCAGCATTTCTAGCCTCTTCTTTGCCCAGTCTACAGAAAGGTCTCCAGTCTGTAAATACAGAGACACATCCCATTCCAAAAAGTCCTCAGATTGTGTTTGTGTTCTGTGGAAATGGAGTCCTTTCCAAAGGAATGTGCAAGGTTTTGTTAGAAAATGaggaaatatttaaagcaaaatgtttggAGGTAGACAAGATGATTCGCATTTATACCTCCCTTTCTGTAGTCCAATTGCTGGAGAATGAATATGATGACTTTTCCAGTCCAGATGTTGCCCAGTTGCTGCTTTTCACAATCCAAGTGTCACTTGTTCATCTTCTAAGACACTGGGGGGTGAATCCAGACTGTGTTGTTGGACATTCAGTAGGAGAAGTAGCTGCAGGATATTGTTCTGGTCTACTTTCACTTGAAGATGCTGTTAAAATTATTTATCACAGGAGCAAATTGCAATGCACAGTTACCGGAGGGAAAATGCTTGTTGTTGGAAATGTACCAGTAACAGAAATATCAAACACACTCTTATCATACAATGGAAAGGTATGCATGGCAGCTTACAACAGTACCTCCTCATGTACACTTTCTGGAGATGAAGAAGCTATACAGAGACTCAGTGATCACTTATCCCaacactacaagaaaaaaaatatatttctccatGTTTTAGATGTTCCTGCTGCATATCACAGCCATTTGATGGACCCAATATTAGATgacactaaaaacattttacagaatttaCACACAAATAATTTGGAATGTGAGCTTATTTCAACAGTGACTGGTAAGCCAGCAATCAAAGGAGATTTCACAACTGGAGAATACTGGGCTAGAAATATTCGTGAGCCTGTTGTGTTCGAACAAGCTATAAAAGCCTCAGCAAATAATAAAGAACATGTTGTGTTTATAGAAATTGGTCCCCGCAGagcactgcaaaaaaacattgttgataTCCTTGGACCAAATACAACTGTTATGCCTGCTGTGCATCCTAGAAATGAGTATGAAACAATTTTTTCCTTGCTGATTGCACTTTTCAAAAAAGGATACAATCCTAGCTGGAACAATCTTTTTGCAGAATATAAAACTTCTCCATCTCACATTCCAAGATACCAGTTTGAGCACAACAATCAAGATATAAGATTTGATCAAATTAGTCAAGGAAACCAATCTGCTGCCTCTGTTATTCATCCACTTCTACACAGTGTAAATGCAGATTTCACCGAGTTTAAATGCACTCTATCGAAATCGCTGACATCATATGTTTATGAGCACAAGAATTTGGGGGCTGCCCTTGTTCCTGGTTCATTCTTTGTAGAACTTGGTTTGGCAGCTGCAGTCACAAGCTTGAAACCCAGGGTGCCATTACACTGCTTGAAAATGAGTGCAAAATTTTTGAATCCATGTGTTCTTCAAAAAGAATCCCAGGAGCTGAATGTAAAAATGCACCAGAAAGACCAAGTTATTCATTTTGAAATTCTGACATCACATGTTTATGCAACTGGACATGTACAAAGAATTAGCAGTTGGCCAGATAGTGATAAAAGAATTTACATCGAGCATATTGTAAAGAGATGTCAAactattttcaaaaaggaagaGGTCTATAAACTACTATCCACCTTTGGATTTGAGTATGGAAAGGTCTACAGACAGCTATGTGACGTTCACTATGGAGAAAAGCTGATGGAAGGAATTGCTAAGATTAAAATAGAAGAAGTCAAAGAAACAATGTATGAATACCACATACACCCAGTGATTTTAGACTGTTTCCTTCAAATGGTTGTTTGTGTGGTTGGCTCAAGAATAAATGAGGCTGAAGCAATCTTCCCATCTTCCATAGGAAGCATAATGATTTTCCAACCACTTCAAGAAGAAATGGTGATctacataaaaacaataagaaTCACAAGCAGCTATGCTGAAGTCTGTGGATGTTTTGCTGACAACAACGGAACAGTGTTGGCAGAGATAAAAAATGCCAGGATAGCACTGATGAAACGTACAGCACGAACACAAGCTAATGACTTTTTCCAAATTCAATGGACAAAGGCACCTAGCTTGGAGAATGTTTCACAAGTGATGCCAAATATGCTGATTTACGCAGATAACTCTGGAGTGAGCCAACAAATATCAACATACATACGTGAGGGAGTGAGCTACATTCATTTTAACAGTTGGGATTCAGACATCCAGTTACAAAAACTACAAAGTAGTAGATGTAAAGACATTGTGTTTATGTGGGGGATTCATAGTCTCAGTGATGCGATTCCTATTAATCCCACACAGTATCTAGCAAAATGCTGTGAGGTCTATCGACAGCTAATTCTGGCAGTAAGACAAATGGACCCTGGAACTTGTATCAAGACAGTCACTTTTAGGACAACAGAAAGCACAGTTGATCACATTAatcctggatttgtttttgtGGGAATGTCACGAACTTGTATTACTGAAGTACAGAACATTACCTTTCAGCTGATCGATATTGGCTCCTCAAATCCCCAAGATATAGCAGCACTTGCTCAGGTTCTTCTTCATTACAACCCAAATGAATACCCTGAGATAAAAATTATTGAAGGATGTATTTATACAGGTGAAATTACCTACACAGACATTGAAAACAGTAGACAGCTATCAGCACCCTTAGAGAAGTCGGACAATTTTACCTTGTGCACTTCTAATATCCATAAGATGGACGAACTTTCTGCTGAGCCAAATAATTCAAGAATCACTGAAAACTCAAGCAAAGATGtagaaataaaaattgataaaatagGTGTCCACACTGAAGACTACTTTCCTGTTAGTCTTTCTAGCTGGCAATATGGAGACACATTGTACTGGAATGAAGATGCTTCTGATAAACATAAGCTAATCCTTTTGGATTTAGCCGGAACTGTAACAGCAGTTGGAAGAGATGTCCGGAAAATTCATGTTGGCGATAAAGTTGCTTCATGTTATCCAACAGTTGCAAATTCCAAAGTGAGGCTTCCAGAGAGTGTTTGCTGTTTAACTAAGAAGCTTGCACTGTTAAGAGATTCGCCTTTTGTTTCACTATTTGTCTTAGCCTGGGAAATTTTACACAAGCAACTACCAAGtccaaaaaacaaacctaaactgGCAATTGTAACAACGGAAGAGAAGTCAGTtttgaatacaattttattaaaggcAGCCAAGCAAAGAGGTTGGGAAACAGTAATAACTTCAGGAAGTACAGCTAATGCCAAACAGTGCAGTGCCATGATCATTCTTCCTACATCAGAAGTAATCTCAGGAGAAGACCTTGCCCAGCTTTCCCTTCTTAAAGATGTGGTGATTATACGTGACCACAAAAATTcaacacattttcaaaatttaGCAATTAATGTGGGACAGAACATTCACCTACACATACTTGATCTTGGATCTGTTTTCCAAACAGCCTACCTACAGCGGTTTTCCAAAGATGTTTACAAATGGCTTCGGTCACTGTCCTCCAACATTCCTATCATTCTacctaaatctatcatacagctTTCTAACAGCAAATCGAATTTGAATACAGTCTCAAGCTATTTTAAAGCACAATCCCTACCACTCATTGAGTTAGACAATAACACAATTGCAAAGATACCAATGTCTGTCTCTGATGAAGTTCTTTTCAGGCACAATGCAGTTTATATTGTTACAGGTGGTTTGACTGGCTTGGGATTTGAAACTGTGAAATTTATTCTACACAATGGAGGTGGCCATGTTGTGATTTTCTCAAGAAGAACCCCAAATGCCGAAATGAAACAACAAATTGCCAAAGCACAGAGTGAAAAGGAAAATGCTAAGATAATAACACTACCATGTGATATAGGCCATTATTGTGAGGTGAAGAAAGCTATTGATTCATTACAAAAGAACTTCCCAAATATTCCAATTAAAGGTGTCTTTCACAGTGCCGTTGTCCTGCATGATGGCATCTTGGAAATGTTAAATCTGTCACTTTTCGAGAAGGTTCTGAGCCCAAAAATTGATGGTGTTGTCAATCTTCACCATGCCACAATAAACCACAAActagatttttttgtatgttattcaTCTGTTGCATCACTTGTCGGAAGCTCTGGACAAGCTAATTATGCTGCTGCCAACTCATTCCTAGACATTTTCTGCCAATACAGAAGAAATCTTGGTCTTCCTGCTCACTCAATTAATTGGGGTGCTCTTAATATTGGGCTTTTACTTAATAAACAGCAGGttcatgacattttaaaaaacaaaggacTGCTCCTATTAAATGTACCAGAAATTCATGCAAACCTGAAGAAAAGCCTCTTAATTAACAATACCCAACAAGGAATAGTCAGGTTTGATTTTAAGTTGATGTATGACAACCTGATTTCACGCATCCCAGTTATGAAGAAACGATTCTACAATTTGGTGATGGAATATCTGAACAATTTTGATGACAAAGTCCAAGTAAAGCAATCtaaaattaacaaacaaaaagcaGAGGATTACGTTTTGTCTTTAGTAAGTGAGCTCACAAATGTCACCTTAACTGACATCACAATGAGTAGCCTTCTGAATACTTTAGGGATTGACTCCATGTTGGCAATAACATTACAACATCGTATCTTTGAAGAAAAAGAAGTAAATGTTCCTGTTGTCAGACTACTCGATCCCAACACAACCATTTTAGATGTAGCATCATGGATTAAAGAAAACTCGACACATGAAGAAAATCTGGTGGAGAACATAATACTGGAAACCTGGCTGTAA